Proteins encoded within one genomic window of Nitrospirae bacterium YQR-1:
- the tsf gene encoding translation elongation factor Ts produces MEISASLVKDLREKTGAGMMDCKKALTESGGDFEKALDVLRKKGLATAAKKSGRKASEGIIYSYIHMDKIGVMIELNCETDFVAKTDEYKELAKDIAMHIAAANPDYIDTAEVPAEVVEREKEIYKAQVLNKPANVVDKIVEGKLDKFYSDRCLLKQIFVKDTEQKKTINDLLVEKIAKLGENILIRRFARFQLGETLSSGEPAEV; encoded by the coding sequence ATGGAAATATCAGCTAGCCTTGTTAAAGACTTGAGGGAAAAGACCGGAGCCGGTATGATGGACTGCAAGAAAGCACTGACGGAGTCCGGCGGAGATTTTGAAAAAGCGCTGGATGTGCTCAGAAAAAAGGGACTGGCTACGGCGGCAAAGAAATCCGGCAGGAAAGCCTCGGAAGGTATAATTTATTCATATATTCATATGGATAAAATCGGAGTTATGATAGAACTTAACTGTGAGACCGATTTTGTAGCCAAAACGGATGAGTATAAGGAGCTTGCCAAAGACATAGCAATGCACATAGCGGCGGCAAATCCTGATTACATAGACACAGCGGAGGTGCCGGCTGAGGTTGTGGAGAGGGAAAAGGAAATATACAAAGCCCAGGTGTTAAACAAACCTGCCAATGTAGTGGATAAAATAGTGGAGGGAAAGCTGGATAAGTTTTATTCCGACCGGTGTCTCCTTAAACAAATATTCGTAAAAGATACTGAGCAGAAAAAGACTATAAATGATCTTCTTGTGGAAAAGATAGCGAAGCTGGGTGAAAACATATTGATAAGACGTTTTGCACGATTTCAACTGGGTGAGACTCTGTCCTCGGGCGAGCCTGCTGAGGTGTGA
- the pyrH gene encoding UMP kinase, whose protein sequence is MEEAAKYNRVLVKLSGEALLGEGGFGISSQTVLYVAHEIRSVYDLKIDVAIVIGGGNIFRGVEASVEGIDRATADYMGMLATVINALALQNALEKTDIPTRVQSAIEMRELAEPYIRRKAIRHLEKNRVVIFAAGTGNPYFTTDTAAALRAMEINADIIIKATKVDGVYTADPVKDLNAKKYDKISYGDVLSQGLKVMDLTAITLCKDNELPIIVLDLKNQGALRKAVMGQKVGTLVGG, encoded by the coding sequence ATGGAAGAGGCGGCCAAATACAACAGGGTACTGGTTAAACTAAGTGGTGAGGCACTGCTGGGAGAGGGCGGCTTCGGCATATCCTCTCAAACCGTCCTCTACGTAGCCCATGAGATTAGGTCAGTGTATGACTTAAAAATAGATGTGGCAATAGTGATTGGAGGCGGTAATATTTTCAGAGGGGTGGAAGCATCGGTGGAAGGTATAGACCGTGCTACGGCGGATTACATGGGCATGCTTGCCACTGTGATAAATGCCCTTGCGCTTCAAAACGCACTGGAGAAGACGGATATTCCAACCAGAGTGCAGTCTGCCATTGAGATGCGGGAGCTTGCCGAGCCGTATATAAGAAGGAAAGCGATACGGCATCTGGAGAAAAACAGGGTAGTGATATTTGCAGCCGGAACCGGTAATCCGTATTTTACCACAGACACGGCGGCAGCCCTCAGAGCGATGGAAATAAATGCCGATATAATAATAAAGGCGACAAAAGTAGATGGTGTTTATACGGCAGACCCCGTAAAGGACCTAAACGCCAAAAAATATGATAAAATATCTTATGGAGATGTGCTTAGCCAGGGTTTAAAGGTTATGGATTTAACAGCCATAACCCTGTGCAAGGATAACGAACTGCCCATAATAGTGCTGGATTTAAAAAATCAGGGGGCGTTAAGAAAAGCTGTTATGGGACAAAAAGTTGGTACTCTTGTAGGAGGGTAA